A single genomic interval of Asinibacterium sp. OR53 harbors:
- the metK gene encoding methionine adenosyltransferase has protein sequence MPYLFTSESVSEGHPDKVADQISDALIDNFLAFDAQSKVACETLVTTGQVVLAGEVKSKAYLDVQEIARGVIRKIGYTRSEYMFEANSCGILSAIHEQSADINQGVDRKKKEEQGAGDQGMMFGYASNETDDYMPLALDLAHKILIELAALRRENKQIKYLRPDAKSQVTLEYDDNNKPVRIDAIVVSTQHDDFDTEAKMLAKIKEDIIKILIPRVKNKYKKYAKLFNDKIKYHINPTGKFVIGGPHGDTGVTGRKIIVDTYGGKGAHGGGAFSGKDPSKVDRSAAYATRHIAKNLVAAGVADEVLVQVSYAIGVAQPTSINVNTFGTAKVKKTDGQIAKIVEGLFDMRPYFIEQRLKLRNPIYSETAAYGHMGRKSEEVTKEFKSPDGKVKKVKVELFTWEKLDYVPKVKKAFGLK, from the coding sequence ATGCCTTATCTCTTTACTTCTGAAAGTGTATCTGAGGGACATCCGGATAAAGTGGCCGATCAGATATCTGATGCATTGATCGACAATTTCCTGGCCTTTGACGCACAATCAAAAGTGGCTTGTGAAACACTGGTAACTACCGGTCAGGTAGTATTAGCCGGTGAAGTGAAATCCAAAGCTTACCTGGATGTGCAGGAGATCGCCCGTGGTGTGATCCGTAAGATCGGTTATACCAGGAGCGAATACATGTTCGAAGCCAACAGCTGTGGTATTCTTTCCGCTATTCATGAGCAATCAGCCGATATCAACCAGGGTGTTGACCGTAAGAAGAAAGAAGAGCAGGGAGCGGGCGATCAGGGTATGATGTTTGGTTATGCATCCAATGAAACAGATGATTACATGCCGCTGGCGCTGGACCTGGCCCACAAAATATTGATCGAATTGGCTGCCCTTCGTCGCGAGAACAAGCAGATCAAATACCTGCGTCCCGATGCCAAGAGCCAGGTGACCCTGGAGTATGATGATAACAACAAACCCGTTCGTATCGACGCCATTGTAGTATCTACCCAGCACGATGATTTTGACACCGAGGCCAAAATGCTGGCGAAGATCAAGGAAGACATCATCAAGATCCTGATTCCCCGTGTAAAGAACAAGTACAAGAAATACGCGAAACTGTTCAACGATAAGATCAAATACCATATCAACCCCACTGGTAAATTCGTGATCGGCGGACCACATGGCGATACCGGGGTAACCGGTCGTAAGATCATAGTAGATACCTACGGTGGTAAAGGCGCGCACGGTGGTGGCGCTTTCAGTGGTAAAGACCCCAGCAAGGTAGACCGTTCAGCGGCTTACGCTACCCGTCACATTGCCAAAAACCTGGTAGCTGCGGGTGTGGCCGATGAAGTGTTGGTACAGGTATCTTATGCTATTGGTGTGGCACAGCCTACCAGCATCAACGTGAACACTTTCGGTACCGCCAAAGTGAAGAAGACCGATGGACAGATTGCCAAGATCGTGGAAGGTTTGTTTGATATGCGTCCTTACTTTATTGAGCAGCGCCTGAAACTGCGTAACCCTATCTACAGCGAAACAGCAGCATACGGACACATGGGCCGCAAGAGTGAAGAAGTAACGAAAGAGTTTAAATCGCCCGATGGTAAAGTGAAGAAAGTGAAAGTGGAATTGTTTACCTGGGAGAAACTGGATTATGTTCCGAAAGTGAAGAAAGCATTCGGTTTAAAATAA
- a CDS encoding glycogen/starch synthase has translation MSTKKRILFIATEMSPYLELTEFAEVINKLAIKSNDGGLEVRCIMPRFGVINERRHRLHEVVRLSGINVSVDNDDHPLQIKVASLPNARLQVYFLENEDFFKRKQIFHDDDEHWFEDNGLRTVFFCKGALETVKKFGWPPDIIHCSGWMTGLIPAYIKTAYKKEPVFSNSKVVFTIGQNTFKEKMGADFMKQALINANVKDKDLEPFKEATNTALFRGGATYADAISFGADKIDKKLVEEFAKVKGKKVVPFKGWDSDLTEYLELYNDLASK, from the coding sequence ATGTCGACAAAGAAAAGAATTTTATTCATAGCTACTGAAATGTCTCCTTACCTGGAGCTGACAGAATTTGCCGAAGTGATCAACAAGCTGGCTATCAAAAGCAATGATGGTGGATTGGAAGTGAGGTGCATTATGCCCAGGTTTGGGGTGATCAATGAAAGAAGGCACCGGTTGCACGAAGTAGTAAGATTATCCGGGATCAATGTGTCGGTCGATAACGACGATCATCCTTTACAGATCAAAGTAGCCTCCCTGCCCAATGCCCGTTTGCAGGTGTATTTTCTCGAAAATGAGGACTTCTTCAAGCGCAAACAGATCTTTCACGACGACGATGAGCACTGGTTTGAAGACAATGGCCTGCGCACCGTTTTCTTTTGCAAAGGAGCGCTGGAAACAGTGAAGAAATTCGGATGGCCCCCCGATATCATCCATTGTAGTGGCTGGATGACCGGGTTGATACCTGCTTATATTAAAACGGCTTATAAAAAAGAGCCGGTGTTCAGTAATAGTAAAGTGGTATTCACGATCGGACAGAACACATTCAAAGAAAAAATGGGTGCCGATTTCATGAAACAGGCATTGATCAATGCCAACGTGAAGGATAAAGACCTGGAGCCATTCAAAGAAGCGACCAATACGGCTCTTTTCAGAGGTGGCGCAACCTATGCAGATGCCATTAGTTTTGGTGCCGATAAAATAGACAAAAAACTCGTTGAAGAATTTGCCAAAGTAAAGGGTAAAAAAGTAGTTCCCTTCAAAGGCTGGGATTCTGATTTAACAGAGTATTTAGAATTGTACAACGACCTTGCGAGCAAGTAA
- the ppk1 gene encoding polyphosphate kinase 1, whose amino-acid sequence MNRIDRNGMLKKHLIQRDISWLSFNARVLQEANDPSVPLKERIRFLGIFSNNLDEFFRVRVATLKRMLEFSEKRKKLNMHMEENPQSILDQIQIIVLKQQNEFNRIWEGILKELKKEKIFLIDEKHLNRAQQAFVRKYFDEEVRSNIIPLMIETLPSLPYLRDKSIYLGVVMHKKTSAYDQKYALIEVPVTAIGRFILLPSKPGEHHIILLEDVVRFNLPHIFSYFEYDTFDAHIFKVTKDAEIDLDNDVSTTFVEKMEKGLKNRRKGKPVRFVYDKEMDTGLLEYLTHRLNLTRKSNVIPGGRIHNFRHFMDFPDIFNHKSLRRSSFTHHALRSSLRVTDVIIQKDVMLHFPYHSFDPLIDLLREAAMDPDVKSIKITAYRLASNSKVINALINAARNGKEVVVMLELKARFDEEANLEWKAILEEEGVKVLLGVPRMKVHAKLCIIKKRKGNKTVQYGFVSTGNLNEKTAHVYGDHCLLTANRNIMADINRIFHYLANWTQGPHQLKLCKTLMVCPTIMRKQLLALIQNEIRHAKAGREASIILKLNSLSDTMLIEKLYQAAAAGVTINLIVRSICCAMTDQKKIRQHVTAISIVDEYLEHARVMIFHNNGKEKIFISSADWMVRNLDHRVEAAVPVTDPGIRKELKDIIHIQLRDNVKARILNHELSNNYVPSEGKKLIRSQIETYHYLYKQNTVHSETGSH is encoded by the coding sequence TTGAATAGAATAGATCGGAACGGTATGTTGAAAAAGCACCTCATTCAAAGAGACATCAGTTGGTTAAGTTTTAATGCAAGGGTTTTACAGGAAGCAAACGACCCCTCGGTTCCCCTCAAAGAAAGGATCAGGTTCTTAGGTATCTTCTCCAATAACCTGGATGAGTTTTTCCGTGTGCGGGTAGCCACCCTCAAGCGCATGCTCGAGTTTTCTGAAAAGAGAAAAAAACTCAACATGCACATGGAAGAAAACCCGCAGTCCATCCTGGACCAGATACAGATCATTGTGCTGAAGCAACAGAATGAATTCAACCGCATCTGGGAAGGCATATTAAAAGAGCTGAAAAAAGAAAAGATTTTCCTGATTGATGAAAAGCACCTCAACCGCGCACAACAGGCTTTCGTAAGGAAATACTTCGACGAGGAAGTTCGTTCCAACATCATCCCGCTGATGATCGAAACTTTGCCCAGCCTGCCCTACCTGCGGGATAAAAGTATTTACCTGGGTGTGGTCATGCATAAAAAGACTTCTGCCTACGACCAGAAATATGCGCTGATCGAAGTGCCTGTTACGGCCATCGGCCGGTTTATTTTGCTGCCTTCCAAACCCGGCGAACACCACATCATCCTGCTGGAAGATGTAGTGCGTTTCAACCTGCCGCATATCTTCTCTTATTTCGAATACGATACTTTCGACGCCCATATTTTCAAAGTAACCAAAGACGCAGAGATAGACCTGGATAATGATGTGAGCACTACGTTTGTGGAGAAAATGGAAAAGGGACTTAAGAACAGGCGTAAAGGGAAGCCGGTTCGTTTCGTGTACGACAAAGAAATGGACACAGGATTGTTAGAATACCTCACCCACCGCCTGAACCTCACGCGCAAAAGTAATGTCATTCCAGGCGGGCGTATCCATAATTTCAGGCATTTTATGGATTTCCCGGATATTTTCAATCATAAAAGCCTGCGTCGCAGCTCCTTCACCCATCATGCGCTGAGAAGCAGTCTGCGCGTAACAGATGTGATCATTCAAAAAGATGTGATGCTACATTTTCCTTATCACTCTTTCGATCCGCTGATCGACCTGTTGCGGGAAGCGGCCATGGACCCCGATGTAAAATCCATTAAGATCACCGCTTACCGCCTCGCTTCCAATTCCAAAGTGATCAATGCACTGATCAATGCGGCGAGAAATGGCAAGGAAGTTGTGGTGATGTTAGAACTCAAAGCCCGGTTCGATGAAGAAGCTAACCTGGAATGGAAAGCCATACTGGAAGAAGAAGGCGTAAAAGTGTTATTGGGTGTGCCACGGATGAAAGTACATGCCAAGCTCTGCATCATCAAAAAAAGGAAAGGCAACAAAACCGTGCAGTATGGCTTTGTGAGCACCGGCAATCTCAATGAAAAAACAGCGCACGTGTACGGCGACCATTGCCTGTTAACAGCCAACCGGAATATCATGGCCGACATCAACCGTATCTTTCATTACCTGGCTAACTGGACACAGGGGCCACACCAACTCAAACTTTGCAAAACACTGATGGTTTGTCCGACCATCATGCGCAAACAACTCCTTGCCCTCATTCAGAACGAGATCAGGCACGCGAAGGCTGGCAGAGAAGCTTCGATCATCCTCAAACTCAATTCACTAAGCGATACGATGCTCATCGAAAAATTATACCAGGCTGCGGCAGCGGGTGTAACGATCAATCTCATTGTACGAAGTATCTGCTGCGCCATGACCGATCAGAAAAAGATCCGCCAGCATGTAACAGCTATCAGTATCGTGGATGAATACCTGGAACATGCACGGGTGATGATCTTCCATAACAATGGGAAAGAAAAAATATTTATTTCAAGCGCCGACTGGATGGTACGGAACCTGGATCACCGGGTGGAAGCCGCGGTGCCCGTGACAGACCCGGGCATACGTAAAGAATTGAAAGATATTATCCACATTCAATTAAGAGACAACGTGAAAGCGCGGATCCTGAACCACGAATTATCCAACAACTATGTACCTTCCGAAGGCAAAAAATTGATACGTTCGCAGATAGAGACGTATCATTACCTGTACAAGCAAAACACGGTGCATAGTGAGACTGGCAGCCATTGA
- a CDS encoding DUF4270 family protein, protein MHLPFTLRKRFVFSFLIILIVAGCTRITSTDLGSGLIPPIDGVITKDTLLDVITDNFDDPDTARVYRSDMHVLGAITNDPLFGKTKAAMYFEMQPDSYPFYIPGTKDSVVVDSAVLILHYDGVYGDSTQPLRINVSEIDPTTPIDLTRNYPANYPDLYPIRTLGPLAAPVTVDIRRLGDSVKNRFEKTTNQLRIRLNNDVARRFMKVYDSSNVYKSDSLLRTVFAGFAVTADAVSPANALLRINLVDTSTKLALYYNSSSTGATQRDTSVRYFRCHSSSGSVNYVTRNRSGSEVANHLTTTSKPDSLVYLQTGPGTYVRVRIPGLKTLSNRIIHRAELIAEQVPDDANSMLETQLLPPRFLLLSVFDSANNYKRNVPNDFIVGSSGANISSFGGGLLYKTVPGYDRLGTYVFDLSRYVQGIVTRQDTLQTLRLTAPVNDSLHYHNPYPANTGTGSLYYLTPSSIGNTIGYGRIRLGGGTHSHFRMRLRIIYSRI, encoded by the coding sequence ATGCATTTACCCTTTACACTGCGAAAGCGATTTGTTTTTTCTTTTCTCATCATTTTAATTGTTGCAGGCTGTACGCGCATCACTTCCACCGACCTGGGCAGCGGGCTTATTCCGCCCATCGATGGTGTGATTACCAAGGATACGCTGCTGGATGTTATCACAGATAATTTCGACGACCCCGATACAGCGAGGGTATATCGTTCAGATATGCACGTGCTGGGCGCTATTACCAATGACCCGCTTTTCGGAAAGACCAAAGCGGCGATGTATTTTGAAATGCAGCCCGATTCTTATCCATTTTATATACCGGGCACAAAAGACAGCGTTGTAGTAGATTCGGCGGTGCTGATCCTGCATTACGATGGGGTGTATGGCGATTCCACGCAGCCGCTCCGTATTAATGTTTCTGAGATCGATCCCACCACGCCGATCGACCTTACGCGGAACTATCCCGCCAATTATCCGGATCTGTATCCGATCAGAACCCTCGGTCCGCTGGCAGCTCCCGTAACCGTTGACATCAGGCGCCTGGGCGACTCTGTTAAGAACCGTTTTGAAAAAACTACTAACCAGTTGCGCATCAGGTTGAACAATGATGTGGCCAGGAGGTTCATGAAAGTGTACGATTCGAGTAATGTATATAAGTCAGACTCTTTACTGCGGACCGTTTTTGCCGGCTTTGCTGTTACTGCAGATGCGGTGAGTCCGGCCAACGCCCTGCTCAGGATCAACCTGGTAGATACCAGCACCAAACTGGCGCTCTATTATAATTCCAGCAGCACCGGCGCTACCCAACGGGATACTTCGGTACGGTATTTCAGGTGCCATTCGTCCAGCGGCAGCGTAAACTATGTAACCCGCAACCGCAGCGGAAGTGAAGTCGCCAATCACCTGACCACAACATCCAAACCCGATTCCCTGGTATACCTTCAAACAGGCCCCGGCACTTATGTGCGGGTACGGATACCCGGACTGAAAACGTTATCAAACCGCATCATTCACCGCGCTGAGCTGATTGCTGAGCAGGTGCCCGATGACGCCAATTCAATGCTGGAAACCCAACTGTTGCCACCGCGTTTCCTATTGTTGAGCGTATTCGATTCTGCGAATAATTACAAACGAAATGTACCCAATGACTTCATTGTAGGTTCGAGCGGCGCGAATATTTCTTCTTTTGGAGGAGGGCTCCTGTATAAAACTGTTCCGGGATACGACAGGCTGGGTACTTATGTGTTCGACCTGAGCCGTTATGTACAAGGCATCGTTACCCGGCAGGATACCCTGCAAACGCTTCGCCTCACGGCACCTGTGAACGACTCTTTACATTACCACAATCCCTATCCGGCCAATACCGGTACCGGTTCGCTTTATTATCTAACACCTTCCTCAATAGGTAATACCATTGGTTATGGAAGGATTCGCCTGGGAGGTGGAACGCATTCCCATTTCAGGATGCGCCTGCGGATTATTTATTCACGTATTTGA
- the panC gene encoding pantoate--beta-alanine ligase gives MILFKKAGELKQYLSGHVLPGQKKGFVPTMGALHEGHISLIERCRQESDLVICSIFVNPAQFNDPADFEKYPITIENDILLLEKAGTDILFLPSVNEIYPNGNPTEHYTLGDIETLLEGRFRPGHFQGVCQVMYRLLKIVTPQLLFMGQKDYQQCMVIQQLLRLMGSTTELVISPTQRETSGLAMSSRNMRLSEKGKETAAAIYQALQWIKAHLQQGTTNDLIQHAGSLLTTAGFDKIDYISIAHAETLVPVDSWDGHTPLVALAAAFLEDVRLIDNLSLN, from the coding sequence ATGATCCTTTTTAAAAAAGCCGGTGAACTCAAACAATACCTTTCAGGTCATGTCCTTCCAGGGCAAAAAAAGGGGTTTGTACCCACCATGGGGGCGCTGCACGAAGGGCATATTTCGCTCATTGAGCGCTGCCGCCAGGAAAGCGACCTGGTCATTTGCAGCATTTTTGTAAACCCTGCCCAGTTCAACGATCCGGCCGATTTTGAGAAATACCCCATCACCATTGAAAACGATATCCTTTTATTGGAAAAGGCCGGAACGGATATCCTGTTCCTCCCTTCTGTAAATGAAATATACCCCAATGGAAACCCCACTGAGCATTATACCCTGGGAGACATTGAAACCCTGCTGGAAGGGCGGTTCAGGCCCGGGCATTTCCAGGGTGTTTGCCAGGTAATGTATCGTCTTCTGAAGATCGTAACGCCTCAACTTCTGTTCATGGGACAAAAAGATTACCAGCAATGCATGGTCATTCAACAATTGCTCCGCCTCATGGGATCTACAACGGAATTGGTTATCAGCCCAACACAAAGAGAAACTTCTGGCCTTGCGATGAGCAGCCGGAATATGCGGTTATCGGAAAAAGGGAAAGAAACAGCCGCCGCCATCTACCAGGCGCTTCAATGGATCAAAGCACACTTGCAACAAGGCACTACCAATGATCTCATACAACATGCCGGCAGTTTGTTAACAACGGCAGGGTTTGACAAGATCGATTATATCAGTATTGCGCACGCCGAAACGCTTGTCCCGGTGGACTCTTGGGATGGCCATACACCGCTGGTGGCTTTAGCAGCAGCATTCCTGGAGGATGTGCGGCTGATTGATAATCTCTCCCTCAATTGA
- a CDS encoding exopolyphosphatase, which produces MRLAAIDIGSNAARLLIAEVGHDITGKPLFNKLNLVRVPLRLGFDVFEKGEISKEKRGMVLQTMKAYSHLMNAYGVDHIIACATSAMRDARNSEDLIRKIKLETGISIEIISGELEASIIYENHIAENMDTDHSYLYIDVGGGSTELTFFADGKLVFKESFNIGTIRLLKDMVDDEKWNQVKDVIKTRTRNYKKITAIGTGGNINKVFSLSKKKDGKPLSLDLLKDYYKEISNFSVEERINIYKLRADRADVIVPALQIYINVMRWAETEEIFVPKIGLADGLIQHLYSELEANKVL; this is translated from the coding sequence GTGAGACTGGCAGCCATTGATATCGGAAGTAATGCCGCGCGATTATTGATTGCAGAAGTGGGTCATGATATAACCGGCAAGCCCCTGTTCAACAAACTGAACCTGGTGCGTGTGCCTTTGCGCCTGGGATTCGACGTGTTTGAGAAAGGAGAAATATCCAAGGAAAAAAGAGGCATGGTATTGCAAACCATGAAAGCCTATAGCCACCTTATGAACGCCTATGGCGTTGACCACATCATTGCTTGCGCCACCAGCGCCATGCGCGACGCACGCAACAGCGAGGACCTGATCCGCAAGATCAAACTTGAAACAGGTATTTCCATAGAGATCATCAGCGGAGAACTGGAAGCGTCTATTATTTACGAAAACCATATTGCCGAAAACATGGATACTGACCACAGTTATCTTTACATAGATGTGGGCGGTGGCAGTACGGAACTCACTTTTTTTGCCGATGGCAAGCTGGTGTTCAAAGAATCTTTCAACATAGGCACTATCCGGCTACTGAAAGATATGGTAGACGACGAAAAGTGGAATCAAGTGAAGGATGTGATCAAAACCAGGACCCGCAATTATAAAAAGATCACAGCCATTGGTACAGGCGGCAATATCAACAAAGTGTTTTCACTGAGTAAGAAAAAAGACGGCAAGCCACTGAGCCTTGACCTGCTGAAAGATTATTACAAGGAAATCTCCAACTTTTCTGTTGAAGAACGCATCAACATATACAAGCTGCGGGCCGACCGGGCCGATGTGATCGTACCTGCCCTGCAGATATACATCAATGTGATGCGCTGGGCAGAGACCGAAGAAATATTCGTACCCAAAATAGGTCTTGCCGACGGGCTCATACAACACTTGTATTCCGAACTGGAAGCCAATAAAGTTCTGTAA
- the panB gene encoding 3-methyl-2-oxobutanoate hydroxymethyltransferase → MSVNKEIKKVTTHTLLRMKASGENISMITAYDFSFARLFDAAGIDVVLVGDSASNVMAGHETTVPITLEQMIYHAQCVVRGISRALVAVDMPFGSYQSNSDIALASAIRIMKESGAHTIKLEGGEEVVDSIRRIVSAGIPVMGHLGLTPQSIYKFGTYAVRAKEELEAEKLKRDAQLLQEAGCYAIVLEKIPASLAKEVSESLSIPTIGIGAGPHCNGQVLVMHDMLGINNEFKPRFLRQYLNLQEQVTGALKQYIGDIKSGSFPSESESY, encoded by the coding sequence ATGTCTGTAAACAAGGAAATCAAAAAAGTAACCACCCATACCCTGCTCAGGATGAAAGCCAGCGGGGAAAATATTTCCATGATCACGGCCTATGATTTTTCTTTCGCCAGGCTGTTCGATGCCGCAGGCATCGATGTTGTACTCGTGGGTGATAGTGCCAGTAATGTGATGGCTGGTCATGAGACCACCGTACCCATTACGCTCGAGCAGATGATCTATCACGCCCAATGCGTGGTACGCGGCATTTCCAGGGCCTTGGTGGCAGTAGATATGCCTTTTGGTTCTTACCAGTCCAATTCAGACATAGCGCTGGCTTCCGCTATCCGTATCATGAAAGAGAGTGGTGCGCATACCATCAAGCTGGAAGGCGGAGAAGAAGTGGTGGACAGCATCCGGCGGATTGTATCGGCGGGCATACCTGTGATGGGACACCTGGGGTTGACACCGCAGTCCATTTATAAATTCGGCACCTATGCCGTAAGAGCCAAAGAAGAGCTGGAAGCCGAAAAGCTCAAGCGCGACGCACAGTTGTTGCAGGAAGCAGGTTGCTATGCTATCGTGTTGGAGAAAATACCTGCTTCACTGGCCAAAGAAGTGAGCGAAAGCCTTTCCATACCCACCATCGGTATTGGCGCAGGTCCGCATTGTAACGGGCAAGTGCTGGTAATGCATGATATGCTGGGCATCAACAATGAATTCAAACCACGTTTTCTACGACAATACCTAAACCTCCAGGAACAGGTAACGGGAGCGTTAAAACAATACATTGGAGATATCAAGTCAGGCA
- the rfaE2 gene encoding D-glycero-beta-D-manno-heptose 1-phosphate adenylyltransferase, whose product MKAIDAIAHKIVTLPQLLARAASWRILGKTISFTNGCFDILHEGHIFSLSQAAKEADYLVVGVNSDRSVKALKGPDRPVNHEHSRAMILANLVVVDAVVVFDEDTPLQLISALLPDVLVKGGDYTVEQIVGSKEVLANGGKVVINPIVEGFSTTGIIRQIKSSYS is encoded by the coding sequence ATGAAAGCCATCGACGCCATCGCCCATAAAATTGTAACGCTTCCGCAACTACTGGCGAGAGCCGCTTCATGGCGTATATTGGGCAAGACCATTTCGTTCACCAATGGCTGTTTCGATATCTTACATGAAGGACATATCTTTTCTTTATCACAAGCCGCAAAAGAAGCAGATTACCTTGTAGTGGGCGTAAACAGCGACCGGAGTGTAAAAGCCCTGAAAGGTCCTGACAGGCCTGTGAACCACGAACACAGTCGCGCCATGATACTGGCCAACCTGGTAGTGGTAGACGCTGTGGTGGTCTTTGATGAAGATACACCACTGCAACTGATCAGCGCCCTATTGCCCGATGTACTGGTAAAAGGGGGCGATTATACAGTAGAACAGATCGTAGGCAGCAAGGAAGTATTGGCCAATGGAGGAAAGGTAGTAATCAACCCGATCGTGGAAGGCTTCTCTACTACCGGCATCATCCGGCAGATCAAATCATCTTATTCATAA
- the panD gene encoding aspartate 1-decarboxylase: MQIEILKSKIHRAVITEANLHYVGSLTLDEDLMDAANLIENEKVQVVNVNNGERLETYLIKGKRGSGVVCLNGPAARRGAVGDLVVIIAYATMDFEEAKKFQPAVVFPKEGNKL, encoded by the coding sequence ATGCAAATAGAAATATTGAAATCGAAGATCCATCGTGCCGTTATTACAGAAGCCAACCTGCATTATGTAGGCAGCCTGACGCTCGATGAAGACCTGATGGATGCGGCCAACCTGATCGAAAATGAAAAAGTGCAGGTAGTCAATGTTAATAATGGCGAACGTCTCGAAACTTACCTTATTAAAGGTAAACGCGGCAGTGGTGTTGTTTGCCTGAACGGTCCGGCTGCCCGCCGCGGAGCCGTTGGCGACCTGGTGGTGATCATTGCTTATGCCACCATGGATTTTGAAGAAGCGAAAAAATTCCAGCCTGCGGTGGTCTTTCCAAAAGAAGGGAATAAACTCTGA
- a CDS encoding lysylphosphatidylglycerol synthase transmembrane domain-containing protein, whose product MNKRFISILKYLFFLGLGIFLVWWSLHQIPKEKWGDFKKDLATANYWLVIPVFVVLALSHLLRALRWNILMQPMGYKPHITNTFFAVMIGYLANLAVPRLGEVLKCTILARYEKVPAEKLVGTIVAERAVDVISLGIVFFLALITQFDVLGAYGTELFRQLFENKRGSFSPLRIIIALVVLLLILLTIRIWFRQFSHLKVVILAKKILKGIWEGLSSIGKLKNKRAFILYSVGIWGLYIFGTWIGLLATSGTSHLGLQHAVAALAFGSIGMIVTPGGIGAYAYFIAKVLEQNDIPFETGFANGTLQWFAQFIIVVIIGALSLFLLPVYNKKKEIPVSL is encoded by the coding sequence ATGAATAAACGCTTCATCTCCATATTGAAATATCTTTTTTTCCTGGGATTGGGCATTTTCCTGGTCTGGTGGAGCCTGCACCAGATACCCAAAGAGAAATGGGGCGATTTTAAAAAAGACCTGGCAACGGCCAATTACTGGCTGGTGATCCCTGTATTTGTGGTACTGGCGCTCAGTCACCTGTTAAGGGCCTTGCGGTGGAACATCCTCATGCAACCCATGGGTTACAAACCGCATATCACCAATACTTTTTTTGCTGTGATGATCGGTTACCTGGCCAACCTGGCTGTTCCCCGTTTGGGAGAAGTGTTGAAATGTACCATACTGGCCCGCTATGAAAAAGTGCCGGCAGAGAAACTCGTGGGCACCATCGTGGCCGAAAGAGCGGTGGACGTGATCTCATTGGGCATTGTATTCTTCCTGGCCCTTATCACGCAGTTCGATGTGCTGGGCGCTTACGGAACAGAACTGTTCAGGCAATTGTTTGAAAACAAGCGTGGCAGCTTTTCCCCGTTGCGAATCATTATTGCGCTGGTTGTTTTGCTGCTGATCTTACTGACTATCCGGATATGGTTCAGACAGTTCTCGCATCTGAAAGTGGTGATCCTCGCTAAAAAAATCCTGAAAGGTATCTGGGAAGGGTTGAGCAGCATTGGCAAGCTCAAGAATAAAAGAGCGTTTATTTTGTATTCGGTGGGGATATGGGGACTATATATTTTCGGCACATGGATAGGTTTGCTGGCCACTTCGGGCACTTCGCACCTGGGCCTCCAGCATGCAGTGGCCGCTCTGGCTTTTGGCAGTATCGGCATGATCGTAACACCCGGTGGAATCGGCGCTTATGCTTATTTTATTGCGAAAGTGCTGGAACAAAATGATATTCCTTTTGAAACGGGTTTTGCCAATGGCACCCTGCAATGGTTCGCGCAGTTCATCATCGTAGTCATTATTGGCGCCCTAAGCCTGTTTCTCTTACCCGTTTACAATAAAAAGAAAGAAATACCGGTTTCTCTTTAG